The following proteins come from a genomic window of Kwoniella shandongensis chromosome 7, complete sequence:
- a CDS encoding mitochondrial 54S ribosomal protein mL60: MFGAFKPTSFVSGGLLWKSPWRLSPTRKANQRKRLRQVDSVISAVAESGVTTRSLVKALELPTEEEMDPKNKYTTFSKYHKGYRKSSHFVPKWTRLTLRQNPKGF; this comes from the exons ATGTTCGGTGCATTCAAGCCTACATCATTCGTATCGGGTGGTCTTCTATG GAAGTCACCTTGGAGACTCTCTCCTACTCGAAAAGCGAACCAGAGAAAACGGTTGAGACAAGTTGACAGCGTCATCTCCGCTGTCGCAGAGAGTGGAGTGACGACAAGAAGTCTTGTGAAGGCCTTGGAATTACCcacagaggaggagatggatccCAAAA ACAAATACACGACGTTCTCGAAATACCACAAAGGATATAGAAAGTCATCGCATTTCGTACCCAAGTGGACACGG TTAACACTGCGACAAAATCCCAAGGGTTTCTAG